Proteins from a single region of Oreochromis niloticus isolate F11D_XX linkage group LG7, O_niloticus_UMD_NMBU, whole genome shotgun sequence:
- the LOC102075843 gene encoding liver carboxylesterase 2, translated as MKFHVEQTFCFLISVLFLCVVADLQAPVVHTKLGGLRGEYVSVKGKETGVHAYLGVPFAKPPLGPSLRLAPPQPVEGWEGVRDATKQPLMCIQSKQLVLDTLDKLDGLQAEIPEISEDCLYLNIYTPANKANGAKLPVMVWIHGGGFAMGSASFYDGSALAAYQDVVVVQIQYRLGLLGFLSTGDEHISGNFGLLDQVEALKWIQQHIHNFGGDPGLVTIFGESAGGVSVSLLLLSPLSDGLFHRAIAESGTAAMNVIVDKNPLPMAQAVANASDCSLESTKKISDCMRNLDIDTIVGFTQDTTLRFQVNVDGHFLTKPVDELFRKHELHAVPFMTGVNNDEGGWMLASFFAPQNWTEGLDREFVVNIVSLFYPDPKEAFIRDVIADEYIGNGDDRVKNRDGYTEMLGDLFFTIPAIKAANAHRDAGAPVYLYEYQHPPKFLQQKRPSFVGTDHGDEIFTVFGSCFTTTHVKLANPCNEDEEQLNKIMMSYWGNFARTGSPDGHNLAHWPKYGAEEKYLSIGLKKQVTAQHLKKERFVFLTQTIPEKIKQHEENAERSEL; from the exons ATGAAGTTCCATGTGGAGCAGACTTTCTGCTTCTTGATATCTGTTTTATTCCTCTGTGTTGTTGCAGACCTTCAGG CACCTGTAGTCCACACAAAGCTCGGGGGCCTGAGAGGTGAGTATGTGAGTGTGAAAGGGAAGGAGACGGGTGTCCATGCCTACCTGGGTGTCCCATTTGCCAAACCACCCCTCGGCCCTTCCTTGAGACTGGCTCCACCTCAGCCTGTAGAAGGATGGGAAGGAGTAAGAGATGCCACTAAGCAGCCACTAAT GTGCATTCAGTCTAAGCAACTTGTTTTAGATACGCTTGATAAACTTGATGGACTGCAGGCAGAAATACCAGAAATCTCTGAAGACTGTCTTTACCTCAACATTTACACTCCTGCAAACAAAGCTAATGGTGCCAAGCTCCCA GTCATGGTCTGGATCCATGGTGGGGGCTTTGCAATGGGATCAGCATCATTCTATGATGGCTCTGCCCTGGCTGCTTACCAGGACGTAGTTGTGGTTCAGATTCAGTATCGCTTGGGACTTCTGGGTTTTCTCAG CACTGGAGATGAGCACATTTCAGGGAACTTTGGCCTGCTGGACCAGGTTGAAGCTCTCAAGTGGATCCAGCAGCACATTCACAACTTTGGAGGAGACCCAGGATTAGTTACCATATTTGGAGAGTCTGCTGGTGGAGTGAGCGTGTCTCTTCTG CTCCTGTCACCTCTGTCTGATGGGCTGTTTCACCGTGCCATTGCTGAGAGTGGCACAGCTGCAATGAATGTAATTGTGGATAAGAATCCTCTACCAATGGCGCAG GCAGTTGCAAACGCATCTGACTGCAGCCTTGAAAGCACAAAGAAGATCAGTGACTGCATGAGAAACCTTGATATTGATACTATAGTGGGTTTTACACAG GATACAACATTAAGATTTCAAGTAAATGTTGATGGACATTTCCTGACTAAACCTGTGGATGAGCTGTTTCGTAAACATGAACTTCATGCTGTACCATTCATGACTGGTGTCAATAATGATGAAGGTGGATGGATGCTTGCATCA TTTTTTGCTCCACAAAACTGGACAGAAGGACTAGATCGAGAGTTTGTTGTGAACATCGTGTCCCTCTTCTACCCCGAT CCTAAAGAAGCATTTATCAGAGATGTGATAGCTGATGAATATATCGGAAATGGTGATGACcgtgtgaaaaacagagatggGTACACTGAGATGCTTGGAGATTTGTTTTTCACCATTCCAGCGATTAAAGCTGCTAATGCTCACAGAG ATGCAGGCGCTCCTGTATACCTGTACGAGTACCAACATCCTCCCAAATTCCTGCAGCAGAAAAGGCCGAGTTTTGTTGGGACTGACCATGGAGATGAAATTTTTACAGTGTTTGGAAGTTGCTTCACAACTACCCACGTTAAATTAGCCA ATCCGTGCAATGAGGATGAGGAACAGTTGAACAAGATCATGATGAGCTACTGGGGGAACTTTGCTCGCACAGG ATCTCCTGATGGGCACAACCTTGCCCACTGGCCAAAGTATGGAGCAGAAGAAAAGTACCTGTCGATTGGTTTAAAAAAGCAGGTAACTGCTCAGCACCTGAAGAAGGAGCGGTTTGTCTTCCTGACTCAGACCATCCCAGAGAAGATCAAACAGCATGAGGAAAATGCAGAACGCAGCGAGCTGTAG